One segment of Anopheles stephensi strain Indian chromosome 3, UCI_ANSTEP_V1.0, whole genome shotgun sequence DNA contains the following:
- the LOC118511158 gene encoding cuticle protein 7-like produces the protein MAFKFVLLATLVAAASAGLLPVAQHGAIATSHSTIQHHAAPAVQHVGSIHAAPAYYQHSAPAIVKTIAQPTIIKSVEHHAPANYEFSYSVHDEHTGDIKSQHETRHGDEVHGQYSLLDSDGHHRVVDYHADHHSGFNAVVRREPTGVKIAQPVHKVIAQPVHVSSYAHAPVAHATIQHHHAAPVAHYAAPIAHYAAPIAHHAAPIAHSTSSIVHGPSHLSHHHY, from the exons ATGGCGTTCAAA TTTGTTCTGCTGGCTACTCTGGTAGCAGCCGCTAGCGCCGGTCTGCTCCCCGTGGCTCAACACGGAGCGATCGCTACCTCGCACTCCACCATCCAGCATCACGCTGCCCCAGCCGTCCAGCATGTCGGATCCATCCATGCCGCTCCGGCCTACTACCAGCACTCCGCTCCGGCCATCGTCAAGACCATCGCTCAGCCAACGATCATCAAGTCCGTAGAGCACCACGCCCCGGCGAACTACGAGTTCTCGTACTCCGTGCACGACGAACATACCGGAGACATCAAGAGCCAGCACGAGACCCGTCACGGTGATGAGGTGCACGGACAGTACTCGCTGTTGGACTCGGACGGCCATCACCGTGTCGTCGACTACCATGCCGATCATCACTCCGGATTCAACGCCGTCGTGCGTCGTGAGCCAACGGGAGTGAAGATCGCCCAGCCAGTCCACAAGGTGATCGCTCAGCCCGTGCACGTGTCCAGCTATGCCCATGCTCCAGTAGCGCACGCCACCATCCAGCATCATCATGCCGCTCCGGTCGCCCACTACGCCGCTCCGATCGCGCACTACGCCGCCCCGATCGCGCACCATGCCGCTCCGATCGCGCATTCGACCTCCAGCATCGTTCATGGACCGAGCCATCTGAGCCATCATCATTACTAG
- the LOC118511152 gene encoding sporulation protein kinase pit1 isoform X1: protein MNRYLTLSQLGDGTYGTVVLGQRKDTGEKVAIKRMKRKYYSWEEAMSLREVKSLKKLSHANVVKLKEVIRENDVLYFVFEYMQENLYQLIKDRDTHFPEATVRLILQQILTGLAFMHRHGFFHRDLKPENVLCSGPEMVKIADFGLAREIRSRPPYTDYVSTRWYRAPEVLLHSTRYGSSIDLWAVGCIMAELYTFRPLFPGSSEVDQLFKICSVLGTPDKSDWADGHKLAATIQFRFPECPKIPLATLVTRASSAGIQLLEDLLQWEPEKRPTAQQSMKYPYFSTGKARNSANGLTQHNQPSHNSNANGGPALAVPNARLSIMELASNTRNVRDTNGANGNYNPISNNELNDLNSMLSLSRVSETTVDRTTQQTQPTQASQQAYTEDEKEATGKLQSGINYSLLNEMLNGYSVGIAPSVPTNGQGMARILRNGASNTFSKSNVAYDASNMVADVDKVTNDKGAGSVVSYAIIKPAVVRIDDNRLADVSIPLADGIGGRKEKVNDIFVTRNTDYQHNHHHGSGQGVTKATNGHRILPVVDSDDSSYFGSGFYLHKKSSGHTLKNGSSAVSMGGGSDGGGVGVGRRAAGSGAFNGSFLNDSKVYNAFSKQPMLLTRKTDEDLKVYRNRNGPLDRTIHGHFSKSWEPTHHLGEGRADDSLDEILGSRVKASKKPANDFKLEDLFGALSFSKDSTTAKYPNTVPFAKSSTKNIGASGAIADIFDNSEAKPSHSSANVMPRRKNQQQVFVSDTSNLSTEKFSGINASFKLFPWDDVPKNGVEKKQWIPDNGVLTYVGAGNNEHTGRTDWAAKYLSK, encoded by the exons ATGAATCGATACCTGACGCTCAGCCAACTGGGAGACGGTACGTACGGTACCGTTGTCCTTGGCCAGCGGAAGGACACCGGCGAAAAGGTCGCCATCAAGCGCATGAAGCGGAAATATTACTCCTGGGAGGAAGCCATGAGCCTGCGGGAGGTGAAG TCGCTGAAGAAACTTTCCCATGCCAACGTGGTGAAGCTGAAGGAGGTGATACGGGAGAACGACGTGCTGTACTTTGTGTTCGAGTACATGCAGGAAAACCTGTACCAGCTGATCAAGGACCGCGATACCCACTTTCCGGAAGCGACCGTAAGACTGATACTGCAGCAAATTCTGACCGGGCTGGCGTTTATGCACCGGCACGGCTTCTTCCATCGGGACCTGAAACCGGAGAACGTGCTGTGCAGTGGACCGGAAATGGTGAAAATAGCCGACTTTGGGCTGGCCCGGGAGATACGGTCCCGGCCACCGTACACGGACTACGTTTCCACCAGATG gtATCGTGCACCAGAAGTGCTTCTACATTCTACACGCTACGGTAGCTCCATAGATCTCTGGGCGGTGGGATGTATAATGGCAGAATTATACACCTTTCGGCCACTGTTTCCGGGCTCGAGCGAGGTGGATCAGCTGTTTAAGATATGTTCAGTACTGGGCACACCGGACAAG TCCGATTGGGCCGACGGGCACAAACTTGCCGCAACGATACAGTTTCGGTTTCCGGAGTGTCCAAAAATACCGTTGGCTACCCTGGTGACACGTGCCAGCAGCGCTGGCATACAGCTGCTGGAGGATTTGCTCCAGTGGGAACCGGAGAAGCGACCGACCGCACAGCAATCGATGAAGTATCCGTACTTTAGCACAGGGAAAGCCCGAAACTCTGCGAACGGTTTAACACAACACAATCAACCATCGCACAATAGTAACGCCAACGGTGGCCCTGCACTCGCCGTACCAAATGCTCGATTGTCAATCATGGAACTAGCGTCCAACACGAGGAATGTGCGCGATACGAATGGAGCTAATGGCAACTACAATCCAATTAGCAACAACGAACTGAACGACCTAAACTCCATGCTAAGCCTATCGCGCGTGTCGGAGACGACTGTCGACCGGACGACTCAGCAAACACAGCCGACCCAAGCCAGTCAGCAGGCGTACACCGAAGATGAGAAGGAAGCTACAGGTAAGCTGCAGAGTGGGATTAACTATAGTCTGCTCAACGAGATGCTCAACGGGTACAGTGTGGGAATTGCGCCTTCGGTTCCCACGAATGGGCAGGGCATGGCGAGGATACTCCGCAATGGAGCATCGAACACATTCAGCAAGTCGAACGTTGCCTACGACGCCAGCAACATGGTAGCCGATGTGGATAAGGTGACGAATGATAAGGGTGCGGGATCGGTCGTCAGCTATGCCATCATTAAACCTGCCGTGGTGCGTATTGACGACAACCGATTGGCGGATGTGTCCATACCGCTGGCCGACGGAATCGGAGGTCGGAAGGAGAAGGTGAACGATATTTTTGTGACTCGAAACACTGACTATcagcacaaccaccaccacggaAGCGGACAAGGCGTCACGAAGGCCACGAACGGACATCGCATACTTCCGGTGGTTGATAGTGACGATTCGAGCTACTTCGGAAGCGGATTCTATTTGCATAAGAAAAGCTCTGGCCACACGTTGAAGAACGGAAGCTCGGCAGTAAGCATGGGCGGTGGCAGTGACGGTGGAGGGGTAGGAGTCGGCCGAAGGGCCGCAGGCAGTGGAGCATTTAATGGTAGCTTTCTGAACGACAGCAAGGTGTACAACGCATTCTCAAAACAACCTATGCTCTTGACGCGGAAAACAGATGAGGATCTGAAGGTGTACCGAAACCGCAACGGGCCGCTGGACCGAACCATTCACGGGCATTTTAGCAAGAGCTGGGAACCAACGCATCATCTTGGGGAAGGCCGGGCGGATGATTCATTGGATGAAATTTTGGG AAGCCGGGTTAAGGCATCCAAGAAGCCTGCGAACGACTTTAAGCTAGAGGATCTGTTCGGTGCACTGTCGTTCAGCAAGGATTCAACGACGGCAAAGTACCCGAACACGGTTCCGTTCGCCAAGAGTTCTACGAAAAACATCGGTGCCAGCGGAGCGATAGCGGACATTTTCGACAATTCTGAAGCTAAACCATCCCATTCTAGTGCAAACGTGATGCCGCGGCGCAAGAATCAGCAGCAAGTATTCGTATCGGACACAAG CAACTTGAGCACGGAAAAGTTTAGCGGCATTAATGCCTCGTTTAAGTTGTTCCCATGGGATGATGTACCGAAGAATGGTGTAGAAAAGAAGCAGTGGATTCCCGACAATG GGGTTTTGACGTACGTTGGCGCCGGTAACAACGAGCACACGGGACGAACGGATTGGGCCGCAAAGTACCTGAGCAAATAA
- the LOC118511152 gene encoding sporulation protein kinase pit1 isoform X2, producing MNRYLTLSQLGDGTYGTVVLGQRKDTGEKVAIKRMKRKYYSWEEAMSLREVKSLKKLSHANVVKLKEVIRENDVLYFVFEYMQENLYQLIKDRDTHFPEATVRLILQQILTGLAFMHRHGFFHRDLKPENVLCSGPEMVKIADFGLAREIRSRPPYTDYVSTRWYRAPEVLLHSTRYGSSIDLWAVGCIMAELYTFRPLFPGSSEVDQLFKICSVLGTPDKSDWADGHKLAATIQFRFPECPKIPLATLVTRASSAGIQLLEDLLQWEPEKRPTAQQSMKYPYFSTGKARNSANGLTQHNQPSHNSNANGGPALAVPNARLSIMELASNTRNVRDTNGANGNYNPISNNELNDLNSMLSLSRVSETTVDRTTQQTQPTQASQQAYTEDEKEATGKLQSGINYSLLNEMLNGYSVGIAPSVPTNGQGMARILRNGASNTFSKSNVAYDASNMVADVDKVTNDKGAGSVVSYAIIKPAVVRIDDNRLADVSIPLADGIGGRKEKVNDIFVTRNTDYQHNHHHGSGQGVTKATNGHRILPVVDSDDSSYFGSGFYLHKKSSGHTLKNGSSAVSMGGGSDGGGVGVGRRAAGSGAFNGSFLNDSKVYNAFSKQPMLLTRKTDEDLKVYRNRNGPLDRTIHGHFSKSWEPTHHLGEGRADDSLDEILGRVKASKKPANDFKLEDLFGALSFSKDSTTAKYPNTVPFAKSSTKNIGASGAIADIFDNSEAKPSHSSANVMPRRKNQQQVFVSDTSNLSTEKFSGINASFKLFPWDDVPKNGVEKKQWIPDNGVLTYVGAGNNEHTGRTDWAAKYLSK from the exons ATGAATCGATACCTGACGCTCAGCCAACTGGGAGACGGTACGTACGGTACCGTTGTCCTTGGCCAGCGGAAGGACACCGGCGAAAAGGTCGCCATCAAGCGCATGAAGCGGAAATATTACTCCTGGGAGGAAGCCATGAGCCTGCGGGAGGTGAAG TCGCTGAAGAAACTTTCCCATGCCAACGTGGTGAAGCTGAAGGAGGTGATACGGGAGAACGACGTGCTGTACTTTGTGTTCGAGTACATGCAGGAAAACCTGTACCAGCTGATCAAGGACCGCGATACCCACTTTCCGGAAGCGACCGTAAGACTGATACTGCAGCAAATTCTGACCGGGCTGGCGTTTATGCACCGGCACGGCTTCTTCCATCGGGACCTGAAACCGGAGAACGTGCTGTGCAGTGGACCGGAAATGGTGAAAATAGCCGACTTTGGGCTGGCCCGGGAGATACGGTCCCGGCCACCGTACACGGACTACGTTTCCACCAGATG gtATCGTGCACCAGAAGTGCTTCTACATTCTACACGCTACGGTAGCTCCATAGATCTCTGGGCGGTGGGATGTATAATGGCAGAATTATACACCTTTCGGCCACTGTTTCCGGGCTCGAGCGAGGTGGATCAGCTGTTTAAGATATGTTCAGTACTGGGCACACCGGACAAG TCCGATTGGGCCGACGGGCACAAACTTGCCGCAACGATACAGTTTCGGTTTCCGGAGTGTCCAAAAATACCGTTGGCTACCCTGGTGACACGTGCCAGCAGCGCTGGCATACAGCTGCTGGAGGATTTGCTCCAGTGGGAACCGGAGAAGCGACCGACCGCACAGCAATCGATGAAGTATCCGTACTTTAGCACAGGGAAAGCCCGAAACTCTGCGAACGGTTTAACACAACACAATCAACCATCGCACAATAGTAACGCCAACGGTGGCCCTGCACTCGCCGTACCAAATGCTCGATTGTCAATCATGGAACTAGCGTCCAACACGAGGAATGTGCGCGATACGAATGGAGCTAATGGCAACTACAATCCAATTAGCAACAACGAACTGAACGACCTAAACTCCATGCTAAGCCTATCGCGCGTGTCGGAGACGACTGTCGACCGGACGACTCAGCAAACACAGCCGACCCAAGCCAGTCAGCAGGCGTACACCGAAGATGAGAAGGAAGCTACAGGTAAGCTGCAGAGTGGGATTAACTATAGTCTGCTCAACGAGATGCTCAACGGGTACAGTGTGGGAATTGCGCCTTCGGTTCCCACGAATGGGCAGGGCATGGCGAGGATACTCCGCAATGGAGCATCGAACACATTCAGCAAGTCGAACGTTGCCTACGACGCCAGCAACATGGTAGCCGATGTGGATAAGGTGACGAATGATAAGGGTGCGGGATCGGTCGTCAGCTATGCCATCATTAAACCTGCCGTGGTGCGTATTGACGACAACCGATTGGCGGATGTGTCCATACCGCTGGCCGACGGAATCGGAGGTCGGAAGGAGAAGGTGAACGATATTTTTGTGACTCGAAACACTGACTATcagcacaaccaccaccacggaAGCGGACAAGGCGTCACGAAGGCCACGAACGGACATCGCATACTTCCGGTGGTTGATAGTGACGATTCGAGCTACTTCGGAAGCGGATTCTATTTGCATAAGAAAAGCTCTGGCCACACGTTGAAGAACGGAAGCTCGGCAGTAAGCATGGGCGGTGGCAGTGACGGTGGAGGGGTAGGAGTCGGCCGAAGGGCCGCAGGCAGTGGAGCATTTAATGGTAGCTTTCTGAACGACAGCAAGGTGTACAACGCATTCTCAAAACAACCTATGCTCTTGACGCGGAAAACAGATGAGGATCTGAAGGTGTACCGAAACCGCAACGGGCCGCTGGACCGAACCATTCACGGGCATTTTAGCAAGAGCTGGGAACCAACGCATCATCTTGGGGAAGGCCGGGCGGATGATTCATTGGATGAAATTTTGGG CCGGGTTAAGGCATCCAAGAAGCCTGCGAACGACTTTAAGCTAGAGGATCTGTTCGGTGCACTGTCGTTCAGCAAGGATTCAACGACGGCAAAGTACCCGAACACGGTTCCGTTCGCCAAGAGTTCTACGAAAAACATCGGTGCCAGCGGAGCGATAGCGGACATTTTCGACAATTCTGAAGCTAAACCATCCCATTCTAGTGCAAACGTGATGCCGCGGCGCAAGAATCAGCAGCAAGTATTCGTATCGGACACAAG CAACTTGAGCACGGAAAAGTTTAGCGGCATTAATGCCTCGTTTAAGTTGTTCCCATGGGATGATGTACCGAAGAATGGTGTAGAAAAGAAGCAGTGGATTCCCGACAATG GGGTTTTGACGTACGTTGGCGCCGGTAACAACGAGCACACGGGACGAACGGATTGGGCCGCAAAGTACCTGAGCAAATAA